A window of Candidatus Poribacteria bacterium genomic DNA:
GATGAATACAATATCCATATAGGTAAGGTGAAATATAAGGATTATCTGACGGAGGATATTGGAGGTTATGAAGATTTTCCGTCAATAGACTTAAATGATCCTGATAACGTACTCAAATTATTTTATGCTCCCTTTTTGCACAAAAGGGATGTATATAAGGACGAACACGAAGTCAGAGCAATAATTTCATTTGAGGATGTCTGTGAAGAATTTTTGGGGCGTGTTTATACATCTGAAATACCATTTTATAGTGACGAAATGTTCAGGACTGATGCCTCATTATTGCGAGATTACGAAAACCCAATAAATGGCGCACCTAAGGGAATCCCTATCAAAGTTAACTTACATACATTACTGAAAAAGATAGTAATATCCCCAACCGTCAATGATTATTTTAACATTCATTTTGAAGACCTAATAAAACGCTACGATATAAATCCAAATATAATTAGCAGGTCTCAAATAGTCGATATTCAAGAGGAATCCTAAGTAAGTAACAATTTGACTCCTACGTTACTCGTCGGTCTGACTTCCCTTCCCCTATAACTGGGAATAGATATGTCGGGAAAAGGAAAATAAAATGCCAAAAATTACAAATGTAGAATTTCAAGGAGCTTCTGGACGGAAGCATGTTTTTGAAGCCTATACACTTGGAACGGAAACATTCAACGATGTTGGTGGTGTTTACATTTTTACAAAGGAAGCACGTAATCAACAGGGTGATATAAAATATTATCCTTTATATATCGGTCAAACACAGTCACTTAGAAATAGACTTACTGCGAGCCACGAAAAATGGCCGTGTGCAGTTCAAAATAACGTGGATTGTTTATGTGTTTTGGTGGAAGAGAACACGTTTTCTCGTAGGGCGATCGAACTTGATCTTCTTAGTAAATACAACACACCTTGCAATAACGGGACTTACGCATAATAGAGATATTGATGGGAAAAGCATGGAGGGAACAGATGGATGCTGGAATGTCCTCTAACTTCCAATCTCCGTATCTTCCAATTCCGCTGGCTCGATTTTTAGTCGATGTGATCGCCGATGATGGTGACGAGTTCGCCTTCGTGGTTCGATTGAAGGATTTTGAGAATGACAGGGTGCGGCGTGCTGGTCAAGCGTCGTATTGATGTTTGCTAAGGTCTCGTGTCCGTCTTTTTGTCTATCCGAGTCCCAAGGACGCGCGCGCCATAAACAATCGTCAGGAATATGATAAGACCGGAAAGGGTCCTGAAGTGCTCTTCATAGCTGCGCCATTTAAATTTCCAGAACCGAAAAGAAAAGAATTCATCCGCGAGTGCCTGCCACGCCAAAAAGATGATACCTCCGGAAACACAGACCACCGTAAAGACGAAGGGTAAGAATCGCCTTGTCTCTTTGAAGCTGCACCAGATCAGTGCAGCACACCAGATTATCATCAGGATTAGAAGGAGTTGCACTGTTTGCCTCACATTTTATCCGAAGAAATGGTTTGTTACGAAACGATGCCCACCTCTTCGCGCCAAGCGTCGAGCAACTGCATATTGCCGAGTGTGTCCTCCCAAGACATCGCCGGTGCCTGTCTATCAGCGACATGCGCTGCTACCGTATCCGCTTCGTAGGTAAATAGATCTCTGTCGGCAGGGACTATTATTTCAGTTGTTTCTCGGTTTTGGGACGATTGAACGATCAGTTGTGTTGCGGGGAAGGTTGTATCTGATGGCAACGGCGTTCTCGCACCACGGCACGGCGATGATGGCAGCCACGGATTCGGAATCGTTATCGTGCCTTCCGTGCCGTAAATAATGACGTTACTCCCATAATTGCATTCAACGGCACAAATGATCTCGGCGATAATGTCATTTTCAAATTTCAGGGTCGCTGCCGCAATGTGGTCTACACCTGTCGGACCAATTTTACCGTTCCCTTTCACAGAAATCGGATCCAGAAAAAGTTTATTCGCCGCTGCACCCGCGACTTTCCGTGCCATTGAGGCGGTATAACACCCGATGTCAAGAATACCACCACCCCCCATTTCACGGTTGTAGAGACGGCTCTGAGGGTTGAAACCTGAACGGTAACCGAAAGTCGCACGAATGGCTTGGACATTACCGATTGTGCCATCTTGTATCAGTTCAACCATTTTGGCGATCTGTGGGTGGCACCGATACATAAAAGCCTCCATGAGGAAGACATCGTTTTCGCGTGCAGCGTCTACCATCGCGGCGGTTTCCGCATGGCTCATGCTGATCGGTTTTTCAACCAGTAGGTGTTTTCCCGCTTCGGCACATTTTATCGCCCACTCCGCGTGCAGCGGGTGAATCGTCGCGATATAGACAGCGTCAATATCGTCATCTGTCAACAGATCGGCGTAATCGTTGTATTGGCGAGGGATGCCGAAATCGTTAGCGAGTCTGTCTAAGCGTTCCTGGGTGCGACTGGCAACTGCAAGAATCTCTCCTGAGTCTGTGAAACGCATTCCGTTGCAAAAGACATAGGCGATACCGCCTGCCCCCATAACTCCCCAGTTTAACATCTGTTATCTCCTTCTATGATTTCTTTGCGGCTTCGCGCTGGCTTGCCAGTGGGTGCATAATACCCGCACCTGGAGGCCAGACTCCGGGTTCAGCCTTGATCCAGTCGCACAATTTCTGAGCGTCCGGTGTCAGAGTTTCCCAAATTTCGTGAGGCATAATCCGACTGAAGCCGTGCTGTGTACGCCACGGTGCCATATACTCAACATTTGGGAGTGCCCGAATTTCTTTTGACAAATTTGGCGTTGCGCCGTGCCATGCCCGGTTATCTCGGAATACGCCGGAACCGGCAGTCGCACCAACGAGCGTTGAATGTTTCATCCAATCCGGTTCGTCCCCGGGCGGCGGCGGGTTCTGTTGTAACGTGTGTGTTCCCGGAATTTGTCGAATCGGCCCGTTTTCCCAAGTGAGGTCGCACATGATGAAGTTGATGGTAACCATCGGCGGCGTCATCTCCATAATCAATTTTTGGGACGGGACATCAAGATTACCGTTGTCATCTCTATGGAGTTGAACGCCGAGACGTTCCGCTTGGGCGATCCGTGCTTCGGAGAGGTGTTGTGGATCTCTACCGTCAAGATGCAGATGTTGGTACTCTATAGCACCGGGGAGACAGAGATCGCCACCAGAGCCCCACACGCGATAATCTGAAGATCCGAAAATCTCTGTGACAATCGGCGTAGTTGTCGGTAGGTCAATCATGCTTGCCCAAGCCAGATGGTGCAACATCTGTCTCGAAGCGGAAGAGGTACCGTAGCTATACCGATGTGGCAACCGTCCGGTTTCAGCCACATATTTTCTACTACCAGATCCTGGTATAGAAAGGATGTCTCGGAGAGCCTCAGCGCAGCCGTCTCTCCAACGAGCGAGTTGCTCTGGCGTGAGCAGATCGCGCACCACAACGAACCCGTCCCGATGGAAGATACGAGCGGCTCTCTTGACTTCATGCGGATCGCAGATTTCAAGTCCGCGGATACCGTTGTGTTCGCGTAGTTTTTCACGGAGTGCCTCGACTTCCGGATCATCGTAGACCCGACGTTTCGGAGAATCCGGATCCGCTACGCCAAACCCTCTGTGGTCCGGGGGTGGGTTTCCATCCGCATCAACGGTTTCATTGACAGGTGTGTGCGCATCCCATCCGACTCGTGTTTCCCCATAGACTTGCATCTCTTCGAGTTCTGCGGTTAAAATCCGTCCGTTGTTTTTCATAGAGCTAACTCCTTATTTTCCGCAGTATTGCAATCGTCAAACATTAGTTTTAATCTATCACGTCCCTTTTTTTTTCGCAACGAATTAATTTGCTTGAAACGAGGTTTTCGTATCTGCTATGATAATACATATTAGATCCTTACAACAATTTCCAAGGGATGGTAACCGCACGAAAATATGAGAATACTGCACACTGCCGATTGGCATATCGGTCAACGGCTCCACGAACGTCAACGCACTGATGAACACAAAGCGTTTCTGGATTGGCTTCTCGATACAATCCAAGAACATCAAGTTGAACTTCTCCTCGTTTCAGGCGACATCTTTGATACGGCACTCCCCTCATCGGAATCAACGAACCTCTATTACCGATTCCTCTACCGCCTCTTTAACGAGACCGATGCATACACAGTGATTACTGCTGGCAATCACGATTCCGCTCGACACTTAGAGGCACCACGGGAATTTCTCAAAATGGGCAAAATTTACGTCGTCGGACTTGTCACAGAACCCGCGGAATGCGTTTTTCCCTTCCCACCTGACAACCCACGCGTCATGGTCGCTGCTGTTCCGTACCTTTATGAAACCGAGCTACCGCATGTCTCTTATGAAACGGAAATAGAAAAGAGCGAACGGTATCGTGAGAGGTTCAAAGCGTTGTATGCCGATTGCGTTGCTGCCATGCCTGTGGGACTCCCGAAGATTTTAATGGGGCACCTCTTCGTTCAAGGCGGAAAAATAAGCGACTCTGAACGGAATGTACAGATTGGTGGCGCGACCGCTGTCCACGCAAGTGATTTTCCTGAGGATGTGAGTTATGTTGCCCTCGGACACCTTCATAGACCACAGACGATCAAGGGTGCCAATTATCCGATCCGGTATTCAGGTTCGCCGGTTCCACTACGGTTCAACGAAACGGGGTATCGCAAAAAGGTATATCTATTGGAGTTATCTGGTGATGCCACGCTCATCCGAGATGAAGAAATTGAGATTCCTATTTTCAAAGAATTACGCACTGTAGAGGGTGATGAAGTCGCTGTTTTGTCACAAGCAATGACAGGCGAGTGGCGTGGACAGTATATCCAAGTCAAACTGAAATTAGATGCACCGAGGGTCGGTATCAGTGATGAAATTCGGAAAGCATTCAGTGACCGTGGCGGCGATGTCCTGAGCGTTGAAGTCGAGCTGCCAGAGACAAAGCAGGGACCGACAATTCCCGTTGAGGATATGAAGCGTCCCGAGGAAATCTTCGAGCAATTTCACAGAGTAAACTACGATGGTAATCCACCCGATGAAATCTTGACGCAGACTTTCAGCGAATTAGTCCAGATGGTTGAGGAATCCGAATGAAAATATGTAAATTGAAACTTAAGGGTCTAAATAGTTTTCGTGGAGAAGTTGAGATTGATTTTGAGAAGTCGCCGTTGGATGATGCTTCATTGGTGGCGATTACCGGTCCAACCGGTTCTGGGAAAACTACCCTGCTGGACGCTATGTGTGTCGCGCTCTATGGTAAAACACCACGCCTGAGTGGAACTACAAACCAACATCCGAGGCATCTGATTAGCCATGGCGAAACGGAGGGTTTTGCTGAAGTATATTTTGAGGCGAACAGCACGCGTTACCATGCAACGTGGTCTATTAAACGCAAAGGTTCTCCTAAAGGGCAATTGTTTGATGATTCCGACGAGTTAATCACCACCAAAGTCGCTCAGGAGGTAGAATCTATCTTAGGACTTGATTTTGATGCCTTCAGACGGTCCGTCATGTTGGCACAGGGAGAATTCGCGGCATTTCTGAAAGCAACTGACGAAAAGAGACGCACAATTTTGGAGGCAACCGCAGGCATCAGTATCTACGATGTACTGAAAAAGGTTTTAAATGACAAAGTTAGCAAAGTTGAGGCAGCAAACGCCGAAGTCTACGATAAATTAAATAAAATTCCAGAGGCCTCTCGCGAGCAGCTCATAGATGCTGAAGTCGAACTTGATAGACTACAAAAGGAAGCCAAACAATTAGGCGAAGAGATTCAGCAGGCAAAAAAAGAAAAAGCCCGGGAAACAAAAAGGACGGAGGACTTTGAGAAACTCCAATCTTCAGAAAAGCGACAAGATGAGCTT
This region includes:
- a CDS encoding phytanoyl-CoA dioxygenase family protein, which encodes MKNNGRILTAELEEMQVYGETRVGWDAHTPVNETVDADGNPPPDHRGFGVADPDSPKRRVYDDPEVEALREKLREHNGIRGLEICDPHEVKRAARIFHRDGFVVVRDLLTPEQLARWRDGCAEALRDILSIPGSGSRKYVAETGRLPHRYSYGTSSASRQMLHHLAWASMIDLPTTTPIVTEIFGSSDYRVWGSGGDLCLPGAIEYQHLHLDGRDPQHLSEARIAQAERLGVQLHRDDNGNLDVPSQKLIMEMTPPMVTINFIMCDLTWENGPIRQIPGTHTLQQNPPPPGDEPDWMKHSTLVGATAGSGVFRDNRAWHGATPNLSKEIRALPNVEYMAPWRTQHGFSRIMPHEIWETLTPDAQKLCDWIKAEPGVWPPGAGIMHPLASQREAAKKS
- a CDS encoding exonuclease SbcCD subunit D, whose amino-acid sequence is MRILHTADWHIGQRLHERQRTDEHKAFLDWLLDTIQEHQVELLLVSGDIFDTALPSSESTNLYYRFLYRLFNETDAYTVITAGNHDSARHLEAPREFLKMGKIYVVGLVTEPAECVFPFPPDNPRVMVAAVPYLYETELPHVSYETEIEKSERYRERFKALYADCVAAMPVGLPKILMGHLFVQGGKISDSERNVQIGGATAVHASDFPEDVSYVALGHLHRPQTIKGANYPIRYSGSPVPLRFNETGYRKKVYLLELSGDATLIRDEEIEIPIFKELRTVEGDEVAVLSQAMTGEWRGQYIQVKLKLDAPRVGISDEIRKAFSDRGGDVLSVEVELPETKQGPTIPVEDMKRPEEIFEQFHRVNYDGNPPDEILTQTFSELVQMVEESE
- a CDS encoding Gfo/Idh/MocA family oxidoreductase, whose product is MLNWGVMGAGGIAYVFCNGMRFTDSGEILAVASRTQERLDRLANDFGIPRQYNDYADLLTDDDIDAVYIATIHPLHAEWAIKCAEAGKHLLVEKPISMSHAETAAMVDAARENDVFLMEAFMYRCHPQIAKMVELIQDGTIGNVQAIRATFGYRSGFNPQSRLYNREMGGGGILDIGCYTASMARKVAGAAANKLFLDPISVKGNGKIGPTGVDHIAAATLKFENDIIAEIICAVECNYGSNVIIYGTEGTITIPNPWLPSSPCRGARTPLPSDTTFPATQLIVQSSQNRETTEIIVPADRDLFTYEADTVAAHVADRQAPAMSWEDTLGNMQLLDAWREEVGIVS